A genomic stretch from Terriglobus sp. RCC_193 includes:
- a CDS encoding shikimate kinase yields the protein MTTLVVESAVTPPPATLLTERIVLTGFMGAGKSTVGRLLAADLRWDFLDVDTEIERLGGTTIEEIFAAHGEAEFRRRESAAIARSLGTRNTVIALGGGAPEEITNRLLLEQTPNTTVVFLDAPFAILFDRCVLQEGAAVRPNLQDPDAAAARFQRRIPHYIRCSSHRIITENLSIEQTVAAIRAQLL from the coding sequence ATGACAACGCTCGTCGTCGAATCCGCCGTGACCCCACCGCCCGCCACCCTGCTCACCGAACGCATCGTCCTCACCGGCTTCATGGGAGCGGGCAAAAGCACCGTTGGCCGCCTCCTCGCCGCAGATCTCCGCTGGGATTTCCTTGATGTCGACACCGAGATCGAGCGCCTCGGGGGCACCACCATCGAGGAAATCTTCGCAGCGCATGGCGAAGCGGAGTTCCGACGCCGCGAATCCGCCGCCATCGCCCGCAGCCTTGGAACCCGCAACACCGTCATCGCCCTCGGTGGAGGAGCCCCGGAAGAGATCACCAACCGCCTGCTGCTGGAACAGACACCGAACACCACCGTCGTATTTCTCGATGCGCCCTTCGCCATCCTCTTTGACCGCTGTGTATTGCAGGAAGGCGCAGCAGTCCGCCCGAATCTGCAGGACCCGGATGCAGCCGCGGCCCGCTTTCAGCGGCGCATCCCTCACTACATCCGTTGCTCATCGCACCGCATCATCACTGAGAATTTGTCCATCGAGCAGACAGTAGCCGCCATCCGCGCACAGCTACTGTAA
- a CDS encoding POTRA domain-containing protein, producing the protein MKLWTGGIALRRKALCTAGLMILSGTALTMYAQAPSGQPSSAATPGNAQQQPAPAAPQPVPGGGKTVQVIPGKNAGGDVTSGASTAATTAGAAAQDAAQDQSAQAGRVADNAVAGVWALRGRTLRSIAFEGVEFGENDPLPQKDLGLKPGDIIVPDKIRTATRRLFLTGLYRNIEVRSVVNSDGSVTLLYVGTPRYFVGRVHIQGVRSERVTSMLESASELQPGLPFTNSQVRAGEEAIRRTLAQNGYYAPVVHSATEHLPDGKQVDVFYLIDLGKQALVGNVIVNGDPGLTVDEFRKRSKLREKNKTLFVFKTKNKVGRDTVGNGLSRLRKYYQKNDRLEAAIALEKSQYASDRQQVDYSFRAYQGPQVKVTVDGAKVSKSRQKKLLPIYEESAVDNDLLNEGAHNIREFLQRQGYFDAEVTPDVRGVPDMPTYADDGTPLPPPSNLTETVMFHAVPGKKYKVVAVNVSGNKYFETDNIKERMQVIKADAYVRSGRFSPVLLSNDIDSITSLYMANGFTQVKITTDEKKGDEDKKIGTITVNLHIDEGLQQKFGNVTLTGVDGERAEQMKALITAETNQPLALANVSNDRDNILQAYLSKGFDQARVEVRQAVRKDDPTRTDVTYLVTEGEQVNVDRVLISGVHHVRQKLVSDQLRLKPGDPLNESAIVEMQRRYYDLAVFNEANVAVQNPEGLADRKNVLVQLTEAKRWDVTYGAGFEAQLSTPQPNCRAQQSIGNTTCSPEGKAGASFRVSADVTRINLFGTDQSLAFHVTYGLLERVATATWNTPKFLGRPNFSTQVSGGYSNVQNISTFKASTLQGLFRLTQKVPKADTFIYDFTYRRVSVDQNSLQVTANLIPLLSQPVRVGGPAFTWYHDTRAPLQLDAQKGMYLSFTDFLASGIFGSQTDFNKVDVTYSTYYTWGKKRKYTFARNTRFGVETTSGANPNAGIEGCEGNLLNTNASCNSVPLPERLYAGGATSHRGFGINQAGPRDLTTGYPVGGSAVLINTLELRLPPPVLPLVGESVSFVLFHDMGNAFLHVGDVFPSIARFHQPNRDTCRQVSGFVTVGTCDFAYFSHAVGLGARYNTPIGPIRLDAAYNLNPPIYPVIDDYTQSVPTHHVGQSSHFQFFFSIGQSF; encoded by the coding sequence GTGAAGCTGTGGACAGGTGGGATTGCGTTGCGACGGAAGGCATTGTGTACGGCGGGCTTGATGATCCTGTCGGGCACTGCCCTGACAATGTACGCGCAGGCGCCAAGCGGCCAGCCATCCAGCGCCGCCACACCGGGTAATGCACAACAGCAGCCAGCGCCGGCAGCGCCGCAGCCTGTTCCCGGCGGTGGCAAGACGGTGCAGGTAATTCCCGGAAAGAATGCTGGGGGAGATGTAACCAGCGGCGCCAGTACGGCTGCTACTACCGCAGGCGCTGCGGCGCAGGATGCGGCCCAGGATCAAAGTGCACAGGCAGGCAGGGTAGCTGATAATGCCGTTGCGGGTGTGTGGGCGCTGCGTGGCAGGACGCTGCGTTCCATTGCGTTTGAAGGCGTTGAGTTTGGCGAGAATGATCCACTGCCGCAGAAAGACCTGGGGCTGAAGCCGGGGGACATCATTGTTCCCGATAAGATTCGTACGGCGACTCGCAGATTATTTCTTACCGGCTTGTATCGCAACATTGAAGTGCGCAGCGTGGTGAACAGCGACGGCAGCGTGACGCTGCTGTATGTGGGCACGCCGCGCTACTTTGTGGGGCGCGTTCATATCCAGGGCGTGCGTTCCGAACGAGTAACTTCGATGCTGGAATCGGCCTCAGAATTGCAGCCCGGGCTGCCATTTACAAATTCACAGGTGCGCGCAGGCGAAGAAGCGATTCGAAGGACATTGGCGCAGAACGGCTATTACGCTCCGGTGGTCCACTCTGCAACAGAACATCTGCCAGATGGCAAGCAGGTGGATGTCTTTTATCTGATTGATCTGGGTAAGCAGGCGTTGGTTGGGAACGTGATCGTGAATGGCGATCCCGGGCTGACTGTTGACGAGTTCCGCAAACGTAGCAAGTTGCGAGAAAAGAACAAAACCCTATTCGTCTTCAAAACGAAGAACAAAGTGGGGCGCGATACGGTGGGCAATGGATTGTCGCGTTTGCGCAAGTACTACCAGAAGAACGATCGGTTAGAGGCTGCGATTGCCCTGGAAAAAAGTCAGTATGCATCCGATCGTCAGCAGGTGGATTACAGTTTCCGCGCCTACCAGGGGCCACAGGTCAAGGTGACCGTTGACGGGGCGAAGGTGTCGAAGTCGCGACAGAAGAAGCTGTTGCCGATTTATGAAGAGAGCGCAGTCGATAATGATCTGCTGAACGAAGGCGCGCACAACATTCGCGAGTTCCTGCAACGGCAGGGCTATTTCGACGCGGAGGTGACGCCGGATGTACGCGGTGTGCCGGACATGCCGACCTATGCGGACGACGGCACGCCGCTGCCGCCGCCCAGCAACTTGACGGAAACCGTTATGTTCCATGCTGTTCCTGGAAAGAAATACAAGGTAGTTGCCGTGAATGTGAGTGGCAACAAGTATTTCGAGACGGACAACATCAAGGAACGTATGCAGGTGATTAAGGCGGATGCCTATGTGCGCTCCGGACGCTTTTCGCCTGTGTTGCTTTCCAACGACATTGATTCCATTACATCGTTGTACATGGCGAACGGCTTCACGCAGGTGAAGATCACGACGGATGAAAAGAAGGGTGACGAAGATAAGAAGATCGGCACGATCACTGTGAATCTTCATATCGACGAAGGTTTGCAGCAGAAATTCGGCAATGTCACGCTAACCGGCGTGGATGGTGAACGTGCGGAACAGATGAAGGCTCTCATTACCGCGGAGACAAATCAGCCATTAGCACTTGCCAACGTTTCCAATGACCGCGACAACATCCTGCAGGCGTATCTCTCGAAGGGCTTTGACCAGGCGAGGGTGGAGGTGCGGCAGGCAGTACGTAAAGATGATCCAACACGCACAGACGTCACCTATCTGGTTACAGAAGGCGAGCAGGTGAATGTGGATCGCGTGCTGATCTCCGGCGTGCACCATGTGCGGCAGAAGCTGGTGAGTGATCAGTTGCGGTTGAAGCCCGGCGATCCATTGAACGAAAGCGCCATCGTGGAGATGCAGCGTCGTTATTACGATCTTGCAGTGTTTAACGAGGCGAATGTTGCGGTACAGAATCCGGAAGGTCTCGCCGACCGCAAGAATGTGCTGGTGCAGTTGACCGAAGCAAAGCGTTGGGATGTGACATATGGCGCGGGCTTTGAAGCGCAGCTTTCCACGCCGCAACCGAACTGCCGCGCGCAGCAGTCAATTGGCAATACGACATGCTCACCGGAAGGCAAGGCTGGCGCATCATTCCGTGTTTCCGCGGATGTGACACGGATCAATCTATTTGGTACGGATCAGTCGCTGGCATTCCACGTGACGTATGGTTTGCTGGAACGCGTTGCTACTGCCACATGGAACACGCCGAAGTTTCTTGGTCGTCCGAATTTCTCCACGCAGGTGAGCGGTGGTTACTCCAACGTGCAGAATATCTCCACGTTTAAAGCCAGCACGCTGCAGGGGCTGTTCCGCCTGACGCAAAAGGTCCCCAAGGCAGACACATTCATCTATGACTTCACCTATCGTCGTGTGTCTGTGGATCAGAACAGCCTGCAGGTCACGGCAAACCTGATCCCGTTGTTGTCGCAGCCTGTGCGCGTTGGCGGCCCTGCATTTACGTGGTACCACGACACACGTGCGCCTCTGCAACTGGATGCGCAGAAGGGCATGTATCTTTCCTTTACGGACTTCCTGGCAAGCGGTATCTTCGGCTCGCAGACGGACTTTAACAAGGTAGATGTGACTTACTCCACGTATTACACGTGGGGTAAAAAGCGGAAATATACGTTTGCGCGGAATACACGCTTTGGCGTGGAGACCACATCGGGCGCGAATCCCAATGCAGGCATTGAAGGTTGCGAAGGTAATTTGCTGAATACGAATGCGTCGTGCAATTCCGTGCCGCTGCCGGAACGGCTCTATGCAGGTGGCGCGACATCGCATCGTGGCTTTGGTATTAATCAGGCCGGACCGCGCGATTTGACGACGGGCTATCCGGTTGGTGGATCGGCCGTGCTCATTAATACGTTGGAGTTGCGGCTTCCACCGCCGGTGTTGCCGCTGGTGGGGGAGAGTGTTTCGTTTGTGCTCTTCCATGACATGGGCAATGCGTTTCTGCATGTGGGCGATGTGTTTCCGTCCATTGCGCGCTTCCACCAGCCGAATCGCGATACCTGCCGCCAGGTATCGGGCTTTGTGACGGTGGGTACCTGCGACTTTGCTTATTTCTCTCATGCGGTGGGGCTGGGGGCGCGTTACAACACGCCCATAGGACCTATTCGTCTGGATGCGGCTTATAACCTGAATCCACCGATTTATCCCGTGATTGATGACTACACGCAGTCTGTGCCCACGCATCATGTGGGGCAGTCAAGCCACTTCCAGTTCTTCTTCTCGATCGGCCAAAGCTTCTGA
- a CDS encoding ThiF family adenylyltransferase, with protein sequence MTVVSSEIFSADDRYSRQRLFPAIGADGQRKLAASHVVLVGCGATGAASAGLLARAGVGTLTIIDRDFVEPSNLQRQMLFTEADAADALPKAEAARRRIADINADVTVRAHIADLTPANAATLLADAHVILDATDNFETRYLINDFAIQTGTPWIYAAAIGSYAATMNIVPTGDFRTACLACIFPEPPGGTVETCDTAGILNTAVNFTASLQVTETLKLLTRQPAALRRTLLSFDLWTGERSEVQAGKPRPTCDVCGQHNFRHLAGEGRPHITLCGRNSVQIHEHHRPVDFALLAQRLGPLGSVRFNSMMLRFQHGEYTLSVFADGRTVIQGTSEVPRARALYARFIGS encoded by the coding sequence GTGACCGTGGTTTCCAGCGAGATATTCTCGGCAGATGATCGCTATTCGCGCCAGCGCCTCTTCCCTGCGATTGGCGCCGACGGCCAGAGAAAACTCGCCGCATCGCATGTCGTCCTGGTCGGTTGCGGAGCCACCGGCGCAGCCTCTGCCGGATTGCTGGCTCGTGCCGGTGTCGGCACACTCACCATCATCGACCGCGACTTCGTGGAACCCTCCAACCTGCAACGGCAGATGCTCTTCACAGAAGCCGACGCAGCCGACGCCCTTCCCAAAGCCGAAGCCGCGCGCCGCCGCATCGCCGACATCAACGCAGACGTAACGGTCCGCGCCCACATCGCCGACCTGACCCCCGCCAACGCTGCCACCTTGCTGGCAGATGCGCATGTCATCCTCGATGCCACGGACAACTTCGAAACGCGTTACCTGATCAACGACTTCGCCATCCAGACCGGCACACCGTGGATTTACGCTGCCGCCATCGGCTCATACGCTGCAACGATGAACATCGTCCCCACAGGCGATTTCCGCACCGCCTGCCTCGCCTGCATCTTCCCGGAGCCTCCCGGAGGCACCGTGGAAACCTGCGATACCGCAGGCATCCTCAACACAGCGGTCAACTTCACCGCATCGTTGCAGGTAACAGAAACGCTCAAGCTCCTCACCCGCCAGCCTGCCGCATTGCGCCGCACACTGCTCTCATTCGATCTTTGGACCGGCGAGCGGTCTGAGGTACAGGCAGGCAAGCCGCGCCCCACATGCGATGTCTGCGGCCAGCACAACTTCCGCCACCTCGCAGGGGAGGGTCGCCCCCACATCACCCTCTGCGGCCGTAATTCCGTGCAGATTCACGAACATCACCGCCCCGTGGACTTCGCCTTGCTCGCGCAGCGCCTTGGCCCGCTCGGCAGCGTACGGTTCAACAGCATGATGCTGCGTTTTCAACACGGCGAATACACCCTGAGTGTCTTTGCAGACGGACGCACCGTGATCCAGGGCACCAGCGAAGTACCAAGGGCACGCGCGCTCTACGCACGCTTCATCGGCAGTTAA
- a CDS encoding RNA polymerase sigma factor, with amino-acid sequence MEVQGYGMTQNNTTPVTGHFKRNPPIAGEADALERAKNGDPDAFSKLYAMHKRRVYTLCLRMLGNVSEAEDMTQEAFLHLYRKLGSFRGESAFSTWLHRLTVNLVLMHLRKKGLQLVSLEETINPSEEDAPKRDFGSRDPRLSGSVDRVALERAVATLPPGYRLVFVLHDVEGYEHNEIAGMLECSTGNSKSQLHKARLKLREILRQNEQAALVQESK; translated from the coding sequence ATGGAAGTTCAAGGCTACGGAATGACACAAAACAATACGACCCCGGTCACCGGGCACTTCAAGCGGAATCCCCCCATCGCTGGTGAGGCAGACGCTCTGGAGCGCGCAAAAAACGGTGACCCGGATGCTTTCTCGAAGTTGTATGCCATGCACAAGCGGCGTGTGTACACCCTGTGCCTGCGCATGTTGGGCAATGTTTCTGAAGCAGAGGATATGACGCAGGAGGCTTTCCTGCACCTCTACCGCAAACTCGGCTCTTTCCGCGGCGAAAGCGCATTCTCCACCTGGCTGCACCGTCTCACGGTGAACCTGGTGCTGATGCACCTCCGCAAGAAAGGTCTTCAACTCGTCTCTCTGGAAGAGACCATCAACCCCTCAGAAGAGGACGCGCCCAAGCGCGACTTCGGATCGCGCGACCCGCGTCTTTCCGGGTCCGTCGACCGGGTTGCTCTGGAGCGCGCCGTAGCCACACTGCCGCCGGGATATCGCCTGGTCTTTGTGCTGCACGACGTCGAGGGATATGAACATAACGAGATTGCCGGGATGCTCGAATGCTCCACCGGCAACAGCAAGTCGCAGCTTCACAAAGCGCGGCTGAAACTGCGGGAAATTCTGCGGCAGAACGAACAAGCCGCCTTGGTGCAGGAGTCAAAATAA